In one Sphingobacterium daejeonense genomic region, the following are encoded:
- a CDS encoding helix-turn-helix transcriptional regulator translates to MLENQLMTDERWIKFKNIFDRVYPGYLDNEKESVPKLTEYDLRLLALMKLGLTNRSVGDLLGISLEGVKKAKQRLKKRWMLTARVGR, encoded by the coding sequence ATGCTGGAGAACCAGTTGATGACCGATGAACGATGGATCAAGTTCAAGAATATCTTTGACCGCGTTTACCCAGGCTATCTTGATAATGAGAAAGAATCCGTGCCAAAACTTACGGAATATGACTTAAGGCTGCTTGCCTTAATGAAGTTGGGTTTAACAAACCGCAGTGTTGGTGATCTATTGGGTATTTCCTTAGAAGGAGTAAAAAAAGCGAAGCAAAGGCTTAAGAAAAGATGGATGTTGACAGCACGAGTCGGTCGCTGA
- a CDS encoding tetratricopeptide repeat protein, which produces MALIASFYSFIGDQKKASDYLKSALPYSEPLSRNRIDMVNAIAVYNLRDSAKDEAFRYFEQALDIAEQAKDSVWIGIVSGNLSDREWEKGNYNKAIALVKKNIEYSNKFNEPLDAMRANLILASMYVKLKDWDSARKHVHEAQKGMSDKPYFFTLQN; this is translated from the coding sequence ATGGCTTTAATTGCAAGCTTCTACAGTTTTATCGGAGACCAGAAAAAAGCATCTGATTACCTCAAATCAGCATTGCCATATTCAGAGCCTCTGAGCCGTAACAGAATTGATATGGTCAATGCCATAGCCGTTTATAATCTGAGGGACTCAGCAAAAGACGAAGCTTTTCGTTATTTTGAACAAGCCCTGGATATTGCCGAACAAGCCAAGGATTCCGTTTGGATCGGGATTGTATCGGGTAACCTGTCGGATAGGGAGTGGGAAAAAGGCAATTACAACAAGGCCATCGCACTTGTGAAGAAGAATATTGAATATTCCAATAAATTCAATGAACCTTTAGACGCCATGCGTGCTAACCTTATTCTGGCATCCATGTATGTGAAGCTCAAGGATTGGGATTCTGCAAGAAAACATGTGCATGAAGCCCAAAAAGGAATGAGCGACAAGCCTTATTTTTTTACTTTACAAAACTGA